One genomic segment of Paraburkholderia phymatum STM815 includes these proteins:
- a CDS encoding DUF6723 family protein, giving the protein MTRPRMIFPKAPNAVASKPESRDDYQIYATYRRTTEGSYMGQLKVVRKTDGRLLFPFTGAPDIGPFTDGDQAREAALRHGETVVQSDLDNPEP; this is encoded by the coding sequence ATGACAAGGCCACGGATGATTTTCCCCAAAGCGCCCAATGCTGTGGCCTCGAAACCGGAGTCGCGGGACGACTACCAGATCTACGCGACCTACCGCCGCACGACGGAAGGTTCGTATATGGGACAGCTAAAGGTCGTGCGCAAGACGGACGGACGGCTGCTGTTTCCATTTACGGGCGCACCGGATATCGGCCCGTTCACCGATGGCGACCAGGCACGCGAAGCCGCGCTCCGGCACGGCGAAACGGTCGTGCAGTCCGATCTCGACAATCCCGAGCCATAA
- a CDS encoding SDR family NAD(P)-dependent oxidoreductase, with product MRRSSAMVIGVGAELGLGAALCRKIAANGYHVYVAGRTQAKLDTVTNGLASRGESAESFAMDGTSEADIMRLFDKAMSPRDDIDVPSLVVYNVGNNRHIPFRDLTEAQMQDFLRSGPIGGFLVGREAARHLAPLGRGTVVFTGASASLRGRPGFAHFAAAKAGLRMVAQSMAREFGPLGLHVAHVVIDGGIDGERLHSLRPHAAAERGENGLLNVDAIAEAYWQIHLQHPSAWTHEVDLRPFREPF from the coding sequence ATGAGGCGTAGCAGCGCAATGGTGATTGGCGTCGGCGCGGAACTTGGTCTCGGTGCGGCGCTGTGCAGGAAGATCGCCGCGAATGGCTATCACGTGTACGTCGCGGGACGCACGCAGGCGAAGCTCGATACAGTGACGAACGGCCTTGCATCGCGCGGCGAGTCGGCGGAGTCGTTTGCGATGGACGGTACGTCTGAAGCGGACATCATGCGTCTGTTCGACAAGGCGATGTCGCCGCGCGACGATATCGACGTGCCCTCTCTGGTCGTCTACAACGTCGGCAACAACCGGCACATTCCGTTTCGCGACCTGACGGAAGCGCAGATGCAGGACTTCTTGCGCTCCGGGCCGATCGGCGGATTTCTGGTCGGACGCGAGGCCGCGCGGCATCTCGCGCCGCTCGGTCGCGGCACGGTGGTCTTCACGGGCGCATCGGCAAGTCTGCGCGGCAGGCCCGGTTTCGCGCATTTCGCCGCGGCAAAAGCAGGGCTGCGGATGGTCGCGCAAAGCATGGCGCGTGAGTTCGGCCCGCTCGGCCTGCATGTCGCGCATGTCGTGATCGACGGCGGCATCGACGGCGAACGCTTGCATAGCTTACGTCCGCACGCTGCCGCGGAGCGCGGTGAGAACGGGCTGCTGAACGTCGATGCAATCGCCGAAGCATACTGGCAGATTCATCTCCAGCACCCGTCCGCATGGACACATGAAGTCGATCTGCGGCCGTTCAGGGAACCGTTCTGA